The DNA region AGGGAGTTTGGCGATCCGGGTGCTTCTTTTGTTTTCTCCCTTCAAAACACCCTAGGGTTTCAAGATTTTAGCCTATCTTTTGAAGCTCAAATGTTGAATGTTCAACCTCGTTCAACCACCTGGACAATCGATTATCGAGTTGGCAACCAAAATGCGTTTGTTCCCCTTGGAACTTATAGCGATCCGGGTGTTTTTGGGAGTACCTTGCTATCTACAGGTTCTGGACTTTCCGCCTTTGGCACAGAGATTAATAATCAACCCAACCCCGTTCAAATTAGAATTGCCGCACTCTCAGCCAGTAGCGGAAGTAATAATCGAGACAGTTTTGCGATTGATAACTTTATCCTCACGTATAGCCCAATTGACAATATCCCACCCACCGTTACTTTAACGAGCAACACCGATAATATTATTAAAGGTTCATTTCCCGTTACTGCCACCTTTAGCGAAACTATCATCGGTTTTGAGTTAGCGGATATTACAGTAACGAACGGGATAGCGGCTAACTTAACGGTTGTGAATGCTCAAACCTACCTTTTTGAAGTCACGCCAAACACCGACGGGGAAGTTATTGTAGAAATTAGTGAAGCTAGAGTAACAGATAGTGCAGGAAACCTTAATACGACTGCAACGCCTTTAACTCGGATTGCAGATATCACTCCCCCCACAATTATCAGCATTATCCGTCAAGAGAACGCCCAGGAACTCACGAACGCAGATAACCTCATCTTCCGGGTTAACTTCAGCGAAGCCGTTGAGAACGTAGACTCAGAAGACTTTATCGTTAACGGTAGCACGGGGATAGCGATTGCATTCACCCCCGTCAATCCCTCAACCTACGATATCGCCATTTCTGGAGACAACCTTACTAACCTTAACGGTACTATTGGCCTCACCTTAGCAATCGGACAAAATATTACCGACCTTGCAGGAAACCCGCTGTCTAACAGCCTACCAACCCTCAACCAAACCTATACTCTCGACAACACACCACCCACCGCCATCGGTTTTACTCCCGCAGAGAATGCAGTAGAAGTTACCCTCAATCCTAGTCTAGTAGTGGAATTCAGCGAAGCTATCCGAAAAGGTACGGGTAATATTTTTCTCAGAAGCGTTTCAGATAACTCTATTGTCGAAACCCTAGATATCGCCTCCACCCGCATCAGTATTAGTGACAATACCGTTACCCTTAACCCAACCCTTGATTTAACGGAAGGTACCCACTATTACCTTGAAATTACCAGGGGTGCTATTCAAGACTTAGCAGGTAACAGTTTTGCTGGAATTAGCGGCGCAACGGCTTGGAATTTCAAGACTGTAGCGATCGCACTTCCTCCTGAAGAAGATAGCACCCCTTCTACCCCACCCTCTGATGAGGAGAGTACGCCTGTTATCCCACCCTCTGAAGAAGATAGCACCCCTCCTACCCCACCCTCTGATGAGGAGAGTACGCCTGTTATCCCACCCTCTGAAGAAGATAGCACCCCTCCTACTCCACCTTCTGATGAGGGAAGTGCGCCTGTTATCCCACCTTCCGAAGAACATTCGCCTACTATCCCACCCTCTGATGAGGGAAGTGCGCCTGTTATTCCACCCTCTGAAGGCGGTTTCACCGACAGCGAATTAGACTTAACTCATCCCCATAATGACGAAAAAACGACTGGCGACAGTTCGTTACCTCCCTTGACTCCTCGCGCTATTCCGACTCTGGTATCCCTTTCTAACCCCAGGATCGGCTTTACCCCAGGAAACGATCGAGTAACGCTGAATGATGGGGGCGATCGCGTCGAAGCCCTACAAGGTGATGATACCGTTAACGGGGGTAGCGGTCATGATTGGATTCATGGCAACCAGGGGAAAGATTATCTATTTGGTAATGGTGGTAACGATACCCTGTTTGGCGGTAAAGATAACGATTACCTCGATGGTGGGGCGGGTGACGATTCGCTGTTAGGCAATCGCGGTCAGGATACCCTATTAGGAGGGACAGGTAACGATATCCTCTGGGGTGGTAAAGGATTCGATCTGCTCATCGGTGGCGATGGCGATGATACCCTTAGCGGTGACTTGGGTGGCGATACCCTGATTGGTGGTGCGGGTGCAGATGTGTTTGTCCTAAGAACTTCGACAGCCGCAGTCAACCTGGAAACCGCCGATCTAATTATGGACTTTGAACTGGGAATTGACCAAATTGGATTAACTGGGGGTATCAATCCGAGTAACCTGACGTTGAGTTTAATGGATGGGAATACCGCAATTTCACTCGGACAAAATCAGATTTTAGGGATTGTGGTGGGTATTACTCCAGATCAATTAACCGAAAGTTTAGTCAATGTCAATGTGGGTTTAAATTAACCACAGCCCACCCTTAAACTCTGTTGAAAGCTTGCACTCAGCAAGCTTTTTTGTGGGTAAAGGTTGATTGGTGCGATCGCCTACACGCATAAAGATAAGTTGACTGAGGTGATGCTGTCAAAGGCGCGATCGCACTCTTTACCCTCAACGATCCGCTCGCTCGCGTTCACCATTGCCCCAACCAGACGCTTAGAGATTCAAGATAAATTCACGCCTCTGTTACTCTTTGCCCCAGCAACTTCAACAAATCATTACACTCCCAGGTACCCTGTTGAAATAGCAATCGCTTATACTCAATTAAGAGCGAAGGCATCTACCCTAAGATAGAGAGTTATTGAAGAGTCTCTATTTTTCTTTGAATGGAGTGCAACCGTATTTACACTGAATCAATGTGCTAAAGACTTGCTTGTCAGCGCCATTCAAATCCCACATTACGTAATTTCACTGAGCTTACTGGGTTATATCACTGGCTATACTTTGGAAGCTCAATATTTTTGCCCTCTCCTCAAGGAATTCACTCATTTCTTTCCCATTAAATCTTCTTAGCCGCCCGATTTAAATTCTGAGTATGTCCAAGTCAAAATTAGCTTGCGTGACCGGGCTGCCCCGTTCAGGCTCAACTCTGCTGTGTCAACTCCTCGCCGAACATCCTGACATTGATACCAATGGCATGAGTTCGCCTTTATTCGGGGCGTTACAATCCTTACGCGCCCATCTCAGCGATAACGAGTTTTTCCTAGCCCAACTCGATCGTGAATTTGAACTCAACTATGCCCGCTTGCAGCGCTCCTGTCGAGCTTTTGCGGCTGCTTGGTGGCAAGATACCTCTTGTTCTGTAGTTGTCGATAAACATCGCGGTTGGCTCAATCAAATTGAACTCGCCCTAGAACTCGACCCCGAAGTCAAAATGCTGGTTTGCGTGCGAGAGTTAGGTCAAGTTTTCGGTTCAATTGAAGCCCAACACCAGAAAACCGTATGGTTAGACTTTCCTGACGATTTAGCCAATCTTTCACCCTACACTCGTGCAGAAAAACTCTTTGCTCCCACTGGCGTTGTCGGTGGACCTTTGCAGAGCCTTCAATCTGTACAAGACCGACCTGTCGAGCAACAGCAACGGTTGTTTTTCGTCGTGTTCGAGCATTTAATGAGCGAACCTGTTGAAGTGATGAAGAATATCTTCCACTGGTTAGGCGTCGCCCCCTACGAAATCAACCCCCAAAACCTGACTGTGCGCCCATCGGAAGCCGATAGTTACTACCGCTTCAAATATCCCCATCGCACTTATCCGCAGATTCAGCCACCGCAGCGGCGACAGATTTCGGCCCGAATTGAAGCCGATTTGAAGTCGAACTACCGCTGGTTTTACGAATTGTTCTATCCCGGTTTATTGGGGAGTTAAGCGCGTGCAAATTTCTACCCCACCGGGAATCGACCTCATTCTCCATCGCGGGCGTTCCCTAACCTTTCGGCGGGTTCTGCCAGAGGATGCCCCTTTGTTGATGGCACAGATGTATCAAAATCGCGAGTTCATGCGACTGTTTCGTCTCAACGATTTTCCCAACAACGAAGCACAACTGCGTCAGCAAATCCAACAGCGCCTGCAAACACCCCCGCAACAATTGTTCTATCTCGATGGGGTTTTAGTTCACCACACTCACGGGGTTATTGGTTTAGCCGCTTTAGCAGATTATGCCCCCTTGCATCGTCGGGCTGAATTTCTGATCGGTCTATTCGATCCTGCTCATCGCTTTAGCGGCTATGGTCTTGAAGCGAGTTTGATGCTGTTGGATTTGGGATTTAACCAATACGGTCTTAATCGTCTGTATGCCTATACCTATGGCTACAACGCGATCGCCCAACAGGGATTAAAGGGTTTGGGATTCAACTGCGAAGGGGTTCTTGCCCAGCACGTGTTCGATAGAGAGCGCCAGCAATTTATCGATCTGCATATTCACGCCATACTGCTCGAACAGTTTCGCCAAAGCCAACGGTTGTCACGCTTATCCCTGCGTTTGCTTGGTCGCGACATTACCCAAGTGCCACCTGCAAAGTCGGGAGTTTCCCCAG from Desertifilum tharense IPPAS B-1220 includes:
- a CDS encoding Ig-like domain-containing protein — encoded protein: MVFEILPGTTSYSQTFNTIGSELPTGWGIYTNSNPTSLGTNQDFNPSPTSWADNAGRFKNLASYNSGLAANATPALQSAESDRALGIRQTREFGDPGASFVFSLQNTLGFQDFSLSFEAQMLNVQPRSTTWTIDYRVGNQNAFVPLGTYSDPGVFGSTLLSTGSGLSAFGTEINNQPNPVQIRIAALSASSGSNNRDSFAIDNFILTYSPIDNIPPTVTLTSNTDNIIKGSFPVTATFSETIIGFELADITVTNGIAANLTVVNAQTYLFEVTPNTDGEVIVEISEARVTDSAGNLNTTATPLTRIADITPPTIISIIRQENAQELTNADNLIFRVNFSEAVENVDSEDFIVNGSTGIAIAFTPVNPSTYDIAISGDNLTNLNGTIGLTLAIGQNITDLAGNPLSNSLPTLNQTYTLDNTPPTAIGFTPAENAVEVTLNPSLVVEFSEAIRKGTGNIFLRSVSDNSIVETLDIASTRISISDNTVTLNPTLDLTEGTHYYLEITRGAIQDLAGNSFAGISGATAWNFKTVAIALPPEEDSTPSTPPSDEESTPVIPPSEEDSTPPTPPSDEESTPVIPPSEEDSTPPTPPSDEGSAPVIPPSEEHSPTIPPSDEGSAPVIPPSEGGFTDSELDLTHPHNDEKTTGDSSLPPLTPRAIPTLVSLSNPRIGFTPGNDRVTLNDGGDRVEALQGDDTVNGGSGHDWIHGNQGKDYLFGNGGNDTLFGGKDNDYLDGGAGDDSLLGNRGQDTLLGGTGNDILWGGKGFDLLIGGDGDDTLSGDLGGDTLIGGAGADVFVLRTSTAAVNLETADLIMDFELGIDQIGLTGGINPSNLTLSLMDGNTAISLGQNQILGIVVGITPDQLTESLVNVNVGLN
- a CDS encoding sulfotransferase gives rise to the protein MSKSKLACVTGLPRSGSTLLCQLLAEHPDIDTNGMSSPLFGALQSLRAHLSDNEFFLAQLDREFELNYARLQRSCRAFAAAWWQDTSCSVVVDKHRGWLNQIELALELDPEVKMLVCVRELGQVFGSIEAQHQKTVWLDFPDDLANLSPYTRAEKLFAPTGVVGGPLQSLQSVQDRPVEQQQRLFFVVFEHLMSEPVEVMKNIFHWLGVAPYEINPQNLTVRPSEADSYYRFKYPHRTYPQIQPPQRRQISARIEADLKSNYRWFYELFYPGLLGS
- a CDS encoding GNAT family N-acetyltransferase gives rise to the protein MQISTPPGIDLILHRGRSLTFRRVLPEDAPLLMAQMYQNREFMRLFRLNDFPNNEAQLRQQIQQRLQTPPQQLFYLDGVLVHHTHGVIGLAALADYAPLHRRAEFLIGLFDPAHRFSGYGLEASLMLLDLGFNQYGLNRLYAYTYGYNAIAQQGLKGLGFNCEGVLAQHVFDRERQQFIDLHIHAILLEQFRQSQRLSRLSLRLLGRDITQVPPAKSGVSPEVSTLSPAASTPSSRPHLPFVRSGSLYGTP